A single window of Polaribacter sp. SA4-10 DNA harbors:
- a CDS encoding carbon-nitrogen hydrolase family protein, producing the protein MKIENIENIELQYLTIHDYQELKQAMIEVYSNMQNTYWEESQIEALINKFPEGQVVIKINNQLAGCALSLIVDYDKFDDHHTYKEITGDYTFSTHSSVGDVLYGIDVFIKPEFRGLRLGRRLYDYRKELCEKLNLRGIAFGGRIPNYHKHSDLISPKEYIEKVKRKEIQDPVLNFQISNDFHPSKVMKGYIEGDADSNDFAVLLEWDNVYYKKETVKAVIKKKVVRLGLIQWQMRLYKDLEELMQQAEYFVDAVSAYRSDFALFPEFFNAPLMADNNHLPESEAIRELAKYTAIIVQKFSELAITYNINIITGSMPELKEGLLYNVGYLCRRDGTTDRYEKLHVTPDEAKVWGMQGGNELKTFDTDCGKIGVLICYDSEFPELSRILAEEGMDILFIPFLTDTQNGYSRVRHCAQARAIENECYVAIAGSVGNLPKVNNMDIQFAQSIVFTPCDFSFPANGIKAEATTNTEMILIADVDLDLLKDLNQFGSVRNLKDRRIDLFELKKIKK; encoded by the coding sequence ATGAAAATAGAAAACATAGAAAATATAGAATTACAGTATTTAACAATTCATGATTATCAAGAGTTAAAACAAGCAATGATTGAGGTGTATTCTAATATGCAAAATACATATTGGGAAGAATCTCAAATAGAAGCATTAATCAATAAATTTCCTGAAGGACAAGTTGTTATAAAAATTAATAACCAACTCGCAGGATGTGCTTTGTCTTTAATAGTTGATTATGATAAGTTTGATGACCATCATACTTATAAAGAGATTACAGGAGATTATACCTTTAGCACACACAGCAGTGTTGGTGATGTTTTATATGGAATAGATGTTTTTATAAAACCTGAATTTAGAGGTTTACGTTTAGGACGGAGGTTGTATGATTATAGAAAAGAATTATGTGAAAAATTGAATTTAAGAGGAATTGCCTTTGGAGGTAGAATTCCTAATTATCACAAACATTCAGATTTAATTTCACCTAAAGAATATATAGAAAAGGTAAAGCGTAAAGAAATTCAGGACCCTGTATTAAATTTTCAAATCTCTAATGATTTTCATCCATCAAAAGTGATGAAAGGCTATATAGAAGGAGATGCAGATTCTAATGACTTTGCCGTTTTATTGGAATGGGACAACGTTTATTATAAGAAAGAAACAGTAAAAGCAGTTATAAAGAAAAAAGTTGTTCGTCTAGGTTTAATACAATGGCAAATGCGTTTGTACAAAGATTTAGAAGAATTAATGCAGCAAGCAGAATATTTTGTGGATGCAGTTTCTGCTTATAGATCTGATTTTGCCTTGTTTCCAGAGTTTTTTAATGCGCCTTTAATGGCAGATAATAATCATCTTCCAGAATCTGAGGCAATTAGAGAATTGGCAAAATATACCGCTATAATTGTTCAGAAATTTTCTGAGTTGGCAATTACCTATAACATTAATATTATAACGGGTAGCATGCCAGAATTAAAAGAGGGTTTGTTATACAATGTTGGTTATTTATGCAGACGAGACGGAACTACAGACAGATATGAAAAACTGCATGTAACGCCAGATGAAGCAAAAGTTTGGGGAATGCAAGGAGGAAATGAGTTAAAAACTTTTGATACTGATTGTGGTAAAATTGGCGTTTTAATTTGTTATGATTCAGAGTTTCCTGAATTAAGTAGAATCTTGGCAGAAGAAGGAATGGATATTTTGTTTATCCCGTTTTTAACGGATACACAAAACGGATACTCTAGAGTTAGACATTGTGCACAAGCAAGAGCTATAGAAAATGAATGTTATGTTGCCATTGCTGGAAGTGTAGGTAATTTACCAAAAGTAAATAATATGGACATTCAGTTTGCACAATCTATAGTGTTTACACCGTGTGATTTTTCATTTCCTGCAAATGGTATAAAAGCAGAAGCAACTACAAATACAGAAATGATTTTAATTGCTGATGTAGATTTAGACTTACTAAAAGATTTAAATCAATTTGGAAGTGTACGTAACTTAAAAGATAGAAGAATAGATCTTTTTGAATTAAAAAAGATTAAAAAATAA
- a CDS encoding deoxyhypusine synthase family protein, with product MNKPITNFIEKYFLHFNAASLVDAAKGYEVQLNKGSKMLVSLAGAMSTAELGKIFAEMIRQDKVHIISCTGANLEEDVMNLVAHSHYKRVPNYRDLTPQDEWDLLEKGLNRVTDTCIPEEEAFRRLQKHIVKIWKDAEANNERFLPHEYMYKLLLSGVLEEYYEIDLKDSWMYAAAEKNLPMVVPGWEDSTMGNIFASYVLKGELKASTVKSGIEYMTFLADWYTDNSENGIGFFQIGGGIAGDFPICVVPMLYQDMERPETPFWSYFCQISDSTTSYGSYSGAVPNEKITWGKLDIDTPKFIIESDATIVAPLLFAYLLEM from the coding sequence ATGAACAAACCAATTACCAATTTTATAGAAAAATATTTCCTTCACTTTAATGCCGCTAGTTTAGTAGATGCAGCAAAAGGATATGAAGTACAATTAAATAAAGGATCTAAAATGTTAGTTTCTCTAGCAGGTGCTATGAGTACTGCTGAATTAGGGAAAATTTTTGCTGAAATGATTCGTCAAGATAAAGTGCATATTATTTCTTGTACAGGTGCAAATTTAGAAGAAGATGTTATGAATTTAGTGGCACATTCTCACTACAAACGTGTTCCTAATTATAGAGATTTAACGCCTCAAGACGAATGGGATTTATTAGAAAAAGGCTTAAATAGAGTTACAGATACGTGCATACCAGAAGAAGAAGCATTTAGACGTTTGCAAAAACATATTGTAAAAATATGGAAAGATGCAGAAGCGAATAACGAGCGTTTTTTACCGCATGAATACATGTACAAATTATTACTTTCTGGCGTTTTAGAAGAGTATTATGAAATTGATTTAAAAGATTCTTGGATGTATGCTGCTGCAGAAAAAAACCTACCAATGGTTGTTCCAGGTTGGGAAGATTCTACAATGGGTAACATTTTTGCTTCTTATGTTTTAAAAGGCGAATTGAAAGCAAGTACTGTAAAATCTGGAATTGAATACATGACTTTTTTAGCAGACTGGTATACAGATAATTCAGAAAACGGAATTGGCTTTTTCCAAATAGGAGGTGGGATTGCAGGAGATTTCCCTATCTGTGTAGTACCAATGTTATACCAAGATATGGAAAGACCAGAAACACCTTTTTGGAGTTATTTCTGTCAGATTTCTGACTCTACAACCAGTTATGGTTCCTATTCTGGAGCAGTACCAAATGAAAAAATTACTTGGGGTAAGTTAGATATAGATACCCCTAAGTTTATTATAGAAAGTGATGCAACGATTGTTGCTCCATTACTATTTGCTTATTTATTAGAAATGTAA
- a CDS encoding nitrate/nitrite transporter, which translates to MKKYTLILPVIVISQFCCTSLWFAGNGVMNDLVLNFDLNSNSLGHLTSAVQFGFILGTLIFAILTIADRFSPSKVFLISAILGSLFNVGIIWEGNSFASILSLRFFTGFFLAGIYPVGMKIAADYYEKGLGKSLGFLVGALVVGTAFPHLLKEITNTFPWKYVLITTSSLAVFGGLLMVIMVPDGPFRKPSKRTDLSAFFSVFKNYNFRAAAFGYFGHMWELYAFWVFVPIMLKAYSIQHPQVEFNIPLLSFIIIGIGGFSCVLGGYLAQIVGAKRIAFLALLLSCGCCLISPLIFAIEFENLFIGFLIFWGFVVIMDSPLFSTLIAQNASAEIKGTALTIVNSIGFLITIISIQLINGIKELTDSNSIYVILALGPIFGLIALRKEIKITVGKA; encoded by the coding sequence ATGAAAAAGTATACGTTGATACTACCTGTAATTGTAATCTCTCAGTTTTGTTGTACATCACTTTGGTTTGCTGGTAATGGTGTAATGAATGATCTTGTATTAAATTTTGACCTAAACAGTAATTCTTTAGGACACTTAACTTCAGCAGTACAATTTGGATTTATTTTAGGGACTCTAATCTTCGCTATTTTGACAATTGCTGACAGATTTTCTCCATCAAAAGTATTTTTAATCAGTGCGATACTCGGCTCGTTGTTTAATGTTGGCATAATATGGGAAGGCAACAGTTTTGCCAGTATACTTTCACTACGTTTTTTTACCGGTTTTTTTCTTGCTGGTATTTACCCGGTTGGAATGAAAATAGCTGCAGATTATTATGAAAAAGGTCTTGGTAAATCACTTGGCTTTTTAGTTGGTGCATTGGTGGTTGGTACTGCATTTCCACATTTATTAAAGGAAATAACAAATACATTTCCATGGAAATATGTACTGATTACAACTTCATCCCTAGCCGTTTTTGGTGGCTTATTAATGGTAATTATGGTTCCTGATGGTCCCTTCAGAAAACCTAGTAAACGCACAGATCTATCCGCATTTTTTAGCGTATTTAAAAATTACAATTTTCGTGCTGCCGCTTTCGGTTATTTTGGTCATATGTGGGAGTTGTATGCATTTTGGGTATTTGTACCTATCATGCTAAAAGCATATAGTATTCAACATCCTCAAGTAGAATTTAATATTCCATTATTATCATTTATTATTATCGGTATCGGAGGATTTTCTTGCGTTCTTGGTGGCTATCTTGCACAAATAGTAGGTGCCAAAAGAATAGCTTTCTTAGCGCTACTCTTATCCTGTGGTTGTTGTCTCATTTCTCCATTGATCTTTGCTATTGAATTTGAAAATTTATTTATTGGTTTTCTTATTTTTTGGGGATTCGTTGTTATTATGGACTCACCTCTTTTCTCAACCCTAATCGCTCAAAATGCATCTGCAGAAATAAAAGGGACTGCACTTACAATTGTGAATAGCATTGGTTTTTTAATAACGATAATCAGTATTCAATTAATTAATGGAATAAAAGAATTGACAGATTCAAATAGTATTTATGTGATTTTGGCTTTAGGTCCTATTTTTGGCTTAATAGCGTTGCGGAAAGAAATTAAAATAACCGTTGGAAAAGCTTAA
- a CDS encoding PspC domain-containing protein — protein sequence MNNQNKDDIELISNNKSDLDLKQKKYNSNKKFYRSTNKKVFGGVCSGLADNFDVSVLLVRILWLILSLFFVIGFIIYSILWITIPNKKKLESDLDTANIDSNQDKSKATIGVVKNIFSLLGLIIAGCLLGLWGGWEYGQTLQSKGSIITLMIAISSSVVGGIIGAIVGTIIVSKNN from the coding sequence ATGAATAACCAAAACAAAGATGATATTGAATTAATATCGAACAATAAATCTGATTTAGATTTAAAACAAAAAAAATACAATTCAAATAAAAAGTTTTATAGAAGTACCAATAAAAAAGTCTTTGGTGGTGTTTGCTCAGGTTTAGCAGATAATTTTGATGTTTCAGTATTATTAGTACGTATTCTTTGGTTAATTTTATCCTTATTTTTCGTCATCGGATTTATCATTTATAGTATCCTCTGGATTACAATTCCAAATAAAAAAAAATTAGAATCTGATTTAGATACAGCTAATATCGATTCTAATCAAGATAAATCCAAGGCTACTATTGGAGTTGTTAAAAATATATTTTCGCTTTTAGGCTTAATTATAGCAGGATGTTTACTTGGATTATGGGGAGGATGGGAATATGGACAAACTTTACAATCTAAAGGCTCTATTATTACTTTAATGATCGCGATATCTAGCTCTGTTGTTGGTGGCATTATTGGTGCTATTGTTGGGACAATAATTGTAAGTAAAAATAATTAA
- the fahA gene encoding fumarylacetoacetase has product MIITANDPNRKSWLKVNEDSDFPIQNIPFGVFITRDDIITIGSRIGDFAIDLGAFHQLGYFEGIPLTDDIFLQDNLNDFIADGRKTWRLVRNRIADVFDANNGKLRNNAKHKENIIFRVDEVEMLLPVSIGDYTDFYASKEHATNVGSLFRDPENALLPNWLHIPIGYHGRSSSIIPSGTPVRRPYGQTKPSEGATTPNFGPSKLLDFELEMAFITTDANVLGERIPIKEAEEYIFGLVQFNDWSARDIQGWEYVPLGPFLGKSFASTISPWIVTLDALEPFRVDNPKQVHEPLPYLKQEGKGSYDIKLQVGIKPENGEETVVANSNFKYMYWTMAQQLAHHTVNGCPVEAGDMMGSGTISGPTKDSYGSMLELTWRGQNPIKLKDGTERKFINDNDTVIMRAHCKNEKVRIGFGECVGKILPAKE; this is encoded by the coding sequence ATGATAATTACAGCTAATGATCCGAATAGAAAATCTTGGTTAAAAGTTAATGAAGACTCAGATTTTCCTATACAAAACATTCCCTTTGGTGTTTTTATTACTAGAGATGATATTATTACAATTGGTAGTAGAATTGGCGATTTTGCAATAGATTTAGGTGCTTTCCATCAATTAGGCTATTTTGAAGGCATTCCTCTTACAGACGATATTTTTTTGCAAGACAATTTAAATGATTTTATTGCTGATGGTAGAAAAACATGGCGATTAGTAAGAAATAGAATTGCAGATGTTTTTGATGCAAATAATGGAAAATTACGTAACAATGCAAAGCATAAAGAAAACATAATCTTTAGAGTTGATGAAGTAGAAATGCTTTTACCTGTTTCCATTGGTGATTATACAGATTTTTATGCAAGTAAAGAACACGCTACAAATGTAGGTTCATTATTTAGAGATCCAGAAAATGCGTTATTGCCAAATTGGTTACACATTCCTATAGGTTATCATGGTAGAAGTTCTTCTATTATTCCTTCTGGAACACCAGTTAGAAGACCTTATGGACAAACAAAACCTTCTGAAGGTGCTACTACTCCAAATTTTGGACCAAGCAAATTATTAGATTTTGAGCTAGAAATGGCATTTATAACTACAGATGCAAATGTTTTAGGAGAAAGAATTCCTATTAAAGAAGCAGAAGAGTATATTTTTGGATTGGTTCAATTTAACGATTGGTCTGCAAGAGATATTCAAGGTTGGGAATATGTGCCTTTAGGCCCATTTTTAGGAAAGAGCTTTGCTTCTACTATTTCTCCTTGGATTGTAACTTTAGATGCTTTAGAGCCTTTTAGAGTTGATAATCCAAAACAAGTTCACGAACCTTTACCTTATTTAAAACAAGAAGGAAAAGGAAGTTATGATATTAAATTACAAGTGGGGATTAAACCAGAAAATGGCGAAGAAACTGTAGTTGCAAATTCTAACTTTAAATATATGTATTGGACAATGGCACAACAATTAGCACATCATACTGTTAATGGTTGCCCTGTTGAAGCTGGAGATATGATGGGAAGTGGAACAATTTCTGGACCAACAAAAGATAGTTATGGTTCTATGTTAGAACTTACTTGGCGGGGACAAAACCCAATAAAGTTAAAAGATGGTACAGAACGTAAATTTATAAACGATAACGATACTGTAATTATGCGTGCTCATTGTAAAAATGAAAAAGTAAGAATCGGTTTTGGAGAATGTGTTGGTAAAATTTTACCTGCAAAAGAATAA
- the glyA gene encoding serine hydroxymethyltransferase, whose product MQLDNQIFDLIEEEKERQLNGLELIASENFVSDQVMRAQGSILTNKYAEGYPGKRYYGGCEIVDIVEQIAIDRAKELFGAEYVNVQPHSGSQANTAVFAACLNPGDTVLGFDLSHGGHLTHGSPVNFSGKLYNPVFYGVVKETGRIDYNHVAQQAKEHKPKLIIAGASAYSRDIDFEKFREIADSVGAILMADISHPAGLIAKGILNDPLPHCHIVTSTTHKTLRGPRGGIIMIGKDFDNPFGQKLKNGNLKKMSTLINSSVFPGNQGGPLEHVIAAKAIAFGEALTDEFLDYQIQVKENAAAMAKAFLARGYDIISGGTDNHCMLIDLRNKNISGKDAEITLGKADITVNKNMVPFDDKSPFVTSGIRVGTAAITTRGLKEEDMEQVVAFIDEAIMNADKETVLENISEQVSEMMRYRRLFVM is encoded by the coding sequence ATGCAACTAGATAATCAAATTTTTGACCTTATAGAGGAAGAAAAAGAAAGACAACTTAATGGTTTAGAGTTAATTGCTTCAGAAAACTTTGTAAGTGATCAAGTAATGAGAGCTCAAGGTTCTATTTTAACAAATAAATATGCGGAAGGATATCCTGGTAAAAGATATTATGGAGGATGTGAAATTGTTGATATTGTTGAACAAATAGCTATTGATAGAGCAAAAGAATTATTTGGTGCAGAATATGTAAATGTTCAGCCTCATTCTGGTTCTCAAGCAAACACAGCTGTATTTGCTGCTTGTTTAAATCCTGGAGATACAGTTTTAGGTTTCGATTTATCTCATGGAGGACACTTAACGCACGGTTCTCCTGTAAATTTTTCAGGTAAATTATACAATCCTGTTTTTTATGGAGTTGTTAAAGAAACGGGAAGAATTGATTATAATCATGTAGCGCAGCAAGCTAAAGAGCACAAGCCAAAATTAATTATTGCGGGTGCTTCTGCATATTCTAGAGATATAGATTTTGAAAAATTTAGAGAAATTGCAGATAGTGTTGGAGCAATTTTAATGGCAGATATTTCTCATCCTGCTGGTTTAATTGCGAAAGGAATTTTAAATGATCCTTTACCTCATTGTCATATTGTTACTTCAACTACGCATAAAACGTTACGTGGACCAAGAGGTGGAATTATTATGATTGGAAAAGATTTTGACAATCCTTTTGGACAAAAATTAAAGAATGGAAATCTTAAAAAGATGTCTACTTTAATTAACTCTTCTGTCTTCCCTGGAAATCAAGGAGGCCCTTTAGAGCATGTTATTGCTGCTAAAGCAATTGCTTTTGGAGAAGCGTTAACAGATGAGTTTTTAGATTATCAAATACAAGTAAAAGAAAATGCAGCAGCAATGGCTAAAGCATTTTTAGCTAGAGGTTATGATATTATTTCTGGAGGAACAGATAACCACTGTATGTTAATTGATTTACGTAATAAAAATATTTCTGGAAAAGATGCAGAAATCACATTAGGTAAAGCAGATATTACAGTAAATAAAAACATGGTTCCTTTTGATGATAAATCTCCATTTGTTACTTCTGGTATTCGTGTAGGAACTGCTGCAATTACAACACGTGGTTTAAAAGAAGAAGACATGGAACAAGTAGTTGCTTTTATTGATGAAGCAATTATGAATGCAGATAAGGAAACAGTTTTAGAAAATATATCAGAACAAGTATCAGAAATGATGCGTTATAGAAGATTGTTTGTAATGTAA
- the rmuC gene encoding DNA recombination protein RmuC translates to MNDLIIYLLIAILFGVIGLFIGKLLTKLNSEKEKATLEERSSLLLQSKEIADNNIIELQRELKSIQQEKEQLSNVNTRQDSDLKNLQLKLEENKGEVEKLQEKFTKEFENLANKILDEKSSKFTEQNKVNMNTILNPLQEKIKVFEDKVDKTHKESIDYHAALRQQIIGLKELNIQMSKETINLTKALKGDSKTQGNWGELVLERVLEKSGLEKDREYFVQQSFTNDEGKRVLPDVVIHLPDNKKMIVDSKVSLTAYEQFVNADDAILKERFLKEHIASLRRHVEQLSEKKYEDIYKIESPDFVLLFIPIEPAFAVAINTDNSLYNKAFEKNIVIVTPSTLLATLRTIDTMWNNEKQQKNAIEIARQAGALYDKFHGLLADLIGVGKKIDASKTDYNLAMNKLVEGKGNLITSVEKLKKMGAKAKKSLPENIIERAKNED, encoded by the coding sequence ATGAACGATTTGATTATTTACTTACTTATTGCCATTTTATTTGGTGTAATTGGCTTATTTATAGGCAAGTTGCTTACTAAATTAAATTCAGAAAAAGAAAAAGCTACTTTAGAAGAACGCAGTTCTTTATTGCTTCAATCTAAAGAAATTGCCGATAATAACATTATAGAATTACAAAGAGAGCTAAAATCTATTCAACAAGAAAAAGAACAGCTTAGTAATGTAAATACCAGGCAAGATTCAGATTTAAAAAATTTGCAACTAAAGTTGGAGGAAAATAAAGGTGAAGTTGAAAAATTACAAGAAAAATTTACAAAAGAATTTGAAAATTTAGCCAACAAAATTCTAGATGAAAAATCTAGCAAATTTACAGAGCAGAATAAAGTAAACATGAATACTATTTTAAATCCTCTACAAGAAAAAATTAAGGTTTTTGAAGATAAAGTAGATAAAACACATAAAGAAAGTATTGATTACCATGCCGCTTTACGTCAGCAAATTATTGGATTAAAAGAGTTGAACATCCAAATGAGTAAAGAAACTATCAACCTAACAAAAGCCTTAAAAGGAGATAGTAAGACACAAGGTAATTGGGGTGAATTAGTTTTAGAAAGAGTTTTAGAAAAGTCTGGCTTAGAGAAAGATAGAGAGTATTTTGTGCAACAAAGTTTTACAAATGATGAAGGTAAACGTGTTTTGCCAGATGTTGTAATTCATTTGCCAGACAACAAAAAAATGATTGTAGATTCTAAAGTTTCTTTAACTGCTTATGAGCAATTTGTAAATGCAGATGATGCTATTTTAAAAGAACGTTTTCTGAAAGAACATATAGCTTCTTTAAGACGTCATGTAGAGCAATTAAGTGAAAAGAAATATGAAGATATTTATAAAATAGAATCTCCAGATTTTGTATTGCTATTTATACCTATTGAACCTGCATTTGCTGTAGCAATTAATACAGATAATAGTTTGTATAATAAAGCTTTTGAGAAAAACATTGTAATTGTTACACCTTCTACCCTTTTGGCTACTTTACGTACAATAGATACCATGTGGAATAACGAGAAACAACAAAAAAATGCAATTGAAATTGCTAGACAAGCAGGTGCTTTGTATGATAAGTTTCATGGTCTTTTAGCTGACTTAATAGGAGTTGGTAAAAAAATTGACGCTTCAAAAACAGATTATAATTTAGCAATGAATAAACTTGTTGAAGGAAAAGGAAACCTTATTACAAGTGTAGAAAAGTTAAAGAAAATGGGTGCAAAAGCAAAAAAATCTTTACCAGAAAATATTATAGAAAGAGCCAAAAATGAAGATTAA
- a CDS encoding 1-acyl-sn-glycerol-3-phosphate acyltransferase: MKRISRFILFTILGWKLTQDFPKDVKKYIVVVAPHTSWIDFPIAILARLSSGIMINFIGKDSLFKGPFGFFFRALGGTPVDRSKSNNLVDAIVEIFNSKEEFRLGLSPEGTRKKVDEWKTGFYYIAKGANVPIVLATLDFENKEIRASRPYYITEDKEADFEVFYSFFKGVKGRNPELF, from the coding sequence ATGAAGAGAATTTCAAGATTTATATTATTTACAATTTTAGGATGGAAATTAACACAAGACTTCCCTAAAGATGTAAAAAAATACATTGTTGTTGTTGCACCACATACAAGTTGGATCGATTTTCCAATAGCAATTTTAGCTCGATTGAGTTCCGGAATTATGATTAATTTTATAGGAAAGGATTCACTTTTTAAAGGCCCTTTTGGTTTTTTCTTTAGAGCTTTAGGTGGTACACCAGTAGACAGAAGTAAGAGTAATAACTTGGTAGATGCAATTGTAGAGATATTTAATTCTAAAGAAGAATTTAGGTTAGGATTGTCTCCAGAAGGAACAAGAAAAAAAGTAGATGAATGGAAAACAGGGTTTTACTACATAGCAAAAGGAGCAAATGTACCTATTGTTTTGGCTACTTTAGATTTTGAAAATAAAGAAATAAGAGCTTCTAGACCTTATTATATTACAGAGGATAAAGAAGCTGATTTTGAGGTATTTTACTCATTTTTTAAAGGCGTTAAAGGAAGAAATCCTGAATTATTTTAA
- the pepT gene encoding peptidase T has translation MIDKEHIINRFIKYVTIDTESDPENPAFPSTEKQWDLAKVLVEELNHIGLQDVDLDENCYVMATLPSNLDYEVPTIGFVSHIDTSPDFTGKNVKPQIHHNYDGKDIVLNKDKNIVLSPDYFDDLLQYKGQTIITTDGTTLLGADDKAGITEIVSALEYLINHPEIKHGKIRICFTPDEEVGKGAHLFDVKKFGAEWAYTMDGSQIGELEYENFNAAGAKVTITGKIVHPGYAKGKMINSMLIANDFIDALPANEVPEKTTDYEGFFHLHDMNGNVEKTVLQYIIRDHDLELFEKRKTLMQKIAVDFNKRLKQDIIAVEIKDQYFNMKEKVVPVMHIVDIAEEVMKDIGIVPLIKPIRGGTDGSQLSYKGLPCPNIFAGGHNFHGRFEYVPVESMIKATAVIVGIAEKISKKFK, from the coding sequence ATGATTGATAAAGAACATATTATAAACAGATTTATAAAATACGTAACTATAGACACAGAGTCAGACCCTGAAAACCCTGCTTTTCCAAGTACAGAAAAACAGTGGGATTTAGCAAAGGTTTTAGTTGAAGAATTAAACCATATTGGTTTACAAGATGTAGATTTAGATGAAAACTGTTATGTAATGGCAACTTTACCAAGTAATTTAGACTATGAAGTGCCAACTATTGGCTTTGTTTCTCATATTGATACGAGTCCAGATTTTACAGGAAAAAATGTAAAACCACAAATTCATCATAATTATGATGGAAAAGATATTGTTTTAAATAAAGATAAAAATATTGTTTTATCTCCAGATTATTTTGATGACTTACTACAATATAAAGGTCAAACTATAATAACAACTGATGGAACAACACTTTTAGGAGCAGATGATAAAGCAGGAATTACAGAAATTGTTTCTGCTTTGGAATACCTAATTAATCATCCAGAAATTAAACACGGAAAAATTAGAATTTGTTTTACACCCGATGAAGAAGTTGGTAAAGGAGCACATTTATTTGATGTTAAAAAGTTTGGCGCAGAATGGGCATATACAATGGATGGAAGCCAAATTGGAGAATTAGAATATGAAAATTTTAATGCTGCTGGGGCAAAGGTTACGATAACTGGTAAAATTGTTCATCCTGGTTATGCAAAAGGAAAAATGATAAATTCTATGTTAATTGCTAACGATTTTATTGATGCACTTCCTGCAAATGAAGTTCCTGAAAAAACTACAGATTATGAAGGTTTTTTTCATTTACATGACATGAATGGAAATGTAGAGAAAACAGTTTTGCAATATATAATAAGAGATCATGATTTAGAGTTATTTGAAAAAAGAAAAACTTTAATGCAAAAAATTGCAGTTGATTTTAATAAGCGTTTAAAACAAGACATAATCGCTGTAGAAATTAAAGATCAATATTTTAATATGAAGGAAAAAGTTGTTCCTGTAATGCATATTGTAGATATTGCGGAAGAAGTAATGAAAGATATTGGGATTGTTCCTTTAATTAAACCTATTCGAGGAGGAACAGATGGTTCTCAGCTTTCATACAAAGGTTTACCTTGTCCAAATATTTTTGCAGGCGGACATAATTTTCATGGTCGTTTTGAATATGTTCCTGTAGAATCTATGATAAAAGCAACAGCCGTTATTGTAGGAATTGCAGAAAAAATATCAAAAAAATTTAAGTAA